The Zeugodacus cucurbitae isolate PBARC_wt_2022May chromosome 4, idZeuCucr1.2, whole genome shotgun sequence genome includes the window GAGGTATGGTGAGGATAAGAAGACAGACAGCAATATTTTAttcaccaaaattttttttcagaatttattaaagtttcaggaaattgtttttttcacaaaattgctCGAAGAAAGTAGTTCTGTGTGAACCCTATCGGCAATAGCGAACGAGCAATTACCGAAATGATAAAGAAAAGTATCTCAGTGTTAAATTAGTATATTATGAATCCAGACTTAACACTTTCAGTCTATTGAAATCCTTAGAAAATTACTTGactgttgttgtagcaaaataatatttaaggaaTCGATCTGAAATGTGAACTTTAACCCTTGTTTACTTCGAAGTACCAGAACTTCTATTTTTTTAGGAAcagttcaattttttttataagtagAGTAAATCTAAGCTGaaacaaactaaaaattataatacaaaaaaaatttgagcgaagaaaaataaaaagtaaatatttttgttttgttgacataacattttattattgagACTTAATCATACAAATCTAATTACTTAAAAGCTAAATGGAAGACATTCGATTACTGCTAAACTTAAACTAATTGGAAGACATTTGGTtacaattaaaatgtttaaaattaaagctgTCACACATCGCCAACGCTTACGCAGTAGGCCAGCCCACGCTTGGGTTCTCGCTCAATAGTGAAGGTTTGCGGAACGCGTACGCAGGACAGTTAAGGGCACAAAATTGCATCGACGATAAACTGGTGGCAGTTCGACTGCATCACAAACGTGCACACGCTTGgccatattcatatgtattacTATAAACTATTAAAACTTCGTTACGATAAAGCGTTGAAATGCAAGTGGTGTGGTTTAAGGACGTTCCCAGGTCTCGGAAGGCACTAGCGGTTTGCCAGTCGGATGTGTCCAACATCCATGTTTGTATTATTCTATAAAGCAGTGTAggcttttgtatttatgttacttAGGCGCTCATGGATTTGATGGCAGCTTCCAACTCGGCTAACTCGTTCAGTTGATTCTCGTACTCTTCAGCACTTAATGCGTTGCTAATGGTGCGCATGTCGGCGAGTGATTTTGCTTCAGTTTTGCGACACAACTCAGTTACTTTTGGTGACAACTCTTcctctttgctttgcttttcggCGGTGATGATGACCTTGCCCGATGTGGATGGGCGGAAGAAGCGACGCAGCAATTTGCAAGCCTTCTTCAGCGCCTTTCTTGGTGTGTAGTTCGGTTTGTTGATGCTTTGCTCAGCTGTAGCGCTGGCGTTGCAAGTGTTCTTGAGTGTAGCGTAAGACATTTTtaggttttttgtaaaaatttacgtATTTTacgaattgaaataaaaattgttttgaagttCTTTAAATTGACTCTATGTTGCTTGTATGCAAGGCTACGAATGATGTCCTTTCGTTCTTCACGCCGGCTATTTATACTTTTACGCATGCGCAAACTACCCCTATTGGCGATCCGAGCACAAGGCTGGTGTTGACCAATCAAATGCCGTGCTCACGCAGGTGCAATTTGTTTTCGGATTTGCTGGTGCTCTTCACCATACCTGCGCTCTACCTGCAGTGGTTTCTCCCAGCTACACTGTGCGTTGCGCACACAATTAGTGTATTTATTAAGGTGACGCGTCGTGCTCGTCCCTGATCCCTGCCGCATTCCTATagctgtgttgttgcttttgtttgttgaattttttttgattttgggatttttggaaaattgtgcGTTCCCTTGCACGTGTGCAAACGGTTTTCCCTCATTGCTAGTGCTTGTGCGCGTCTCTCCCCCCTCCTCTACAAGCTACCTGCCGTATAAATAATGCTCTTTAAATAGTAATGCATatccttttttttttgatcgTCTATTTGCTATGCTGATCGTgggaaagtaaaataaaattttcgaaatcctcGCATTTTCATAAATCTTTTGTTTGATTGTTTGTTACACTTATTTGTATTTCACTTGAAGGTAATTTGAGTTGCGAGTTTTCTGCATTCTCATTCAAAGCAAAGCAAGGAAACGCaggcaaaaaatatgaaaattttgaaatgctGATCGCTGCTGATCGACCGtttgatttttgatatttttagcgtTTGCTCGTGTATTGGCACCCACTGCGTATCGACCGTTacattttgatgttgttgttgctctcctCGCGCGAATCGTGCTCGAAGTGCATTGAATTGCTGGGAAAATTGCGTGCAGTGTTCTTGGCATTGATCAGCTCTCGATCtcgtgttgttgctgtgctttGGTAATAGCTGCGTATGAAAATTGAAGGCAGGACAAGTGTTAGACCGTCGTTAAACATATGTTGCACTTTcctattttgttgattttttatttccgaAATTCCTATTTTATTGCTCGCCTGCGTTGTTAGTTTTGACTGTGGTTCGGCGCGCTCTTCGCTGCGTGGCAATTGTTGGTTTTATTGTGGCTGCGTTTGTTGGGATGCATGCGCTGGAAATtgattatgatttttaattactttgtaATTAGAATTTCGATGAGAGTGTGTATGGAAATGACTCATATTGGTGGTATATATACagttttgtataataaattaaaaaaccaagcgggaatattttcgatatttatgGCATGAGCATTGTTTCGTAGTacgtgtatgtaaatatgtatgcagattATGTTAATTAAGATTACAGTAAATATCTTCTTCGGAGTTTATCTACCGCCTCTGTTGAGTAACTCAAAGCAAGAACGAACTTATTGAgtttaaaatatgataataaagaTTATATTCGATATTAGTTGGGTTATGCTTCGACCTTTGGTCTATTGGCCTCTCCAATGAAAATTATAACCctttgattttatatacatatattctcccCGTAATATTTTTGTAGCCGGTTAGCCACTGTCAGTGTTTTTTCTTCGGTCCCCAACCCGGAACATCGTCTTAATACTATCAAAGTCCAACTGTCAAGCACGGTTCAGGACCCAGCGTTCGTGTTGCTGCTACCGGTCGGACTAATTCGTCAGGCAGTTCATTTTCTGCTAAGCCTTTGTGTCCTGACTTTCAAATTTAGATGTAGTCTGATTTTCTTAGATGGGCTGTTAAGTTTATCACTAAGTAAGTGATGTAAGAACTTTCTTATTAATCTCTATTTGATTTGATCATATCAGCCAATTtggtttataccagttgtttgttcgattcaccactcgcaaaattttgacaaatatcagaaagttaatattttttttggaatatggaTTACTATAGCTCAGATGATGACTGGGAAACATTAATTTTCGATTTCATAATCTCTCTTCTACGTTAACTTTGATATTGTACCGAttaaggctcaacccacaccggattagtcaagacgACAACAtcccatagcttcatatgtgaTAACGCACACAGAACAAAATGAGCTTTTTGTTTGGGCTAaagcaaaatacgtttttgtgtcttattagtcaaaggcGGTTTTGACTAATCCTGTGTGAGTTGAGTCTAAAACAAGCTTAGTCGAAGCAAAGTCAAATCTGAAAAACTTGGACGCAAAGAATTCGCTGCAGTAGCTGCTTGGAGTAGAATGAGCAGGAATCTTTCGAacatttcttggatctcacttttttgtaaCTCTTCGCGAATTAGCGTATacagaagtaaaaaaaacacTGCAGATGTGTAATAGGTTCTAAGCGCCTTGTCGATTCTTAAATCTAAGAGAGGGGATTCATTTTTTGGCATCACAAAAGACTGTTCTAATAGTCAAAGTTTACTCTGATGGGGAACAGCCATGGAAAATAACCTAACCTCACTCTAATTCGGTTACCAACGCAATGACGATTCGCCGAAGCGAATGTGGTTCTCATATTTTCCTTGACCGTGGTTTGAATTCAAGATTCATTGAAATTAGTTAGTTGATCCGGTATCGACTACCGAAAACATCTTATGCATTCATAAATGCAAAAGATCTGCAACAAttctgacaattttttttttctttctggaGAATTACTATTTCATTCCAGACGTTATCGTTAATTAGAGACCTATAAGTCCTTAAGCCTTCACTGAATTACTGATGGATTTTTAttagaagttttactaggagaTTCAAATCGTTTGCTGAGGTGTGACTGCAAAGAGATAAATATTTTCTGATGTTGATAATCCTATATGGTTGCCGAGGATCGATTATGAAAGACAATGCGGATTTTAGAGGGATTACATAATTGATTAATCTTTCTTGCATAAAGCTTGCGGAAATGCCATTTCGGTCAAATGCGAGGTACGATATGCGACTTTTTGGTCGGAAATTGAAGGCAGAGGGCTTGGATTTTAGTATGATGAGGTGTATTGTTCGGTATATCGTGAGGGATATTCGGATTACCTCGACGACAAGTTTCGACTTGATACCGTTAGAATTTGTAGTGTGTTGACATAAGATATTGTCAAGAACCATCCTCAGAATCTGgacattattaattttt containing:
- the LOC114804598 gene encoding uncharacterized protein LOC114804598, encoding MSYATLKNTCNASATAEQSINKPNYTPRKALKKACKLLRRFFRPSTSGKVIITAEKQSKEEELSPKVTELCRKTEAKSLADMRTISNALSAEEYENQLNELAELEAAIKSMSA